The following DNA comes from Quercus robur chromosome 1, dhQueRobu3.1, whole genome shotgun sequence.
ATGTGAGTATCTCTTAATTCAAATTATCTGGGCAGATTGTTCAGGTAGTTGCACTAGTCtctaggccaaaaaaaaaaaaaattgtaacctGGAATGCATTGTCAGGGCAGTTATGGAAGAACTTGGCAATTGTTCCTGCGCTAGTTGCAAGTGGTGGTCGGAGGGAAACAGTTGGGGCAGGAAGAAAAACAAGCATAAAATCTGCAAGAATGGCCATTACCTAAGAAAGGTAATGACAGAAACATAGATGACGGGAAgtaaatgtttaaaatataatgcaaaaaaaGGTTTACCCTCTTTAATAAAATGATATCCCATAATGCATAGGATGCAATATTTCTTTCAACTCCCTTGGAAAATCTATAGCACCAAGTATTTTCATCAATTTCactaaaaacttaaaagagtGTGTAATTCTTGAAAAATCAAACCATCTGACACCATAGGGATGCAGCCATTTCAGAAAATTATGGAATGAAGGCCAAAATTTTTTCACGTTAGACAATCTGTGAAGAGGAGACACCTCATCAGGGCCTTTTTGAGTTATACACCAATGGGTGCAAATATATAGTTGACTAAACATTCAAATGAAACTAAGCACATTTATAATCAAATCTACCAGAAGATAACATGTTACTGCTCCTAAATaaatgcatgatttttttttgtaattcaattaattcataatatttctttcttatcaCTCACTAAGAATGTTTTAACATATTCAAAGGTCCTAATCATATCAAGAATCCACCAGTTCAAGTAAAATGTTATGAGACCCTATCAATTTAGGTGTTGGCACATCATATACTGCCTCCTTAACATATAgttaaaagaaaacattttctttggAGGATATAAATGAATTCACCtaagttaaagaaaatgttCCCTGGTAAGTCATACAACTGATAAGCACTTTAAAGAAAGTGGATTGCTTATAAGCTTGTGCTTCTGCATTGCTATTCATAGACTTAGGACCAAACAAGTTGGATGACACCTGAAACGCTTGTACTCTTCATTTTCCAATGGAGTAGCCAAGTTGAGAAAACAAGTCATGAATGTCATTCAGTGTGCCAACTCAAAACCTCGACAAAATGGAAAACCTTCAGAAAACATCCAAATCTTAATACCTGGACATACCCACATCAAAGTTCACATAGCATTGACAAGCACTATAAAACTatttccattaaaatttaacATAGGAAGTAAAAGTTTAATTTAAATCCACAATTCACTACGCATGGTTACATGAACAAATTACACTGGATTCTCCCCCATCTCAGCAAATTATTGATCAATTTTtgggaaaacaaaaaaggaaaaaaaaatcatcaattgaAGGTATCTATGCCCAATTGCTCATTCCTAGTATAAATAAGCCTAAAGTTAAACTCCATATGTTCTCAGCTTTGGTTACCTATAACCGTCAGATTCTAATAAATTTAacctttataaataaataaaaaaacctctAGTTCTTTATAAATGGGTTCAAAAACTGaactttgttttaaatatactaTAATGTTAACAATTATCATACACCAAGGTTGTTCTTCCAGATCATGCCCAATACCAAGCAGTGATGTAAGCCAAGCTTACAGtgatttcaaattatatatcaatatatgtatgtatgtatgatgatgatgatgattgatATATCCATACCACATCAGCAAAGACAATCTCCAGCTCATTGAAAAAGTTCTCTCTCCGGCGTTCATACTCTGCAGCAgtctagaaaataaaacataaaaaaataagaaggatTATCTACATAAATCAAATAAAGGAGAATTAAAGGTTTATTACTAAGAACTGAGTATGGGGATAGAACCCCATGTgcagagagagagggaaaagcAATCCATTTACAAACTTAATGGGAAAACAGGCATGCAttctacaaaatataaaaatttcttcatttagCATGCCATAATTAGGCATCCAGTAAAACAAAACTTTTCTTGTTTGCCATAACAATAAGATGAGCTTTATGGTTTGCTGAGGCTTCTTATAGATTCGTCAGCCAGAGGTATACACATAATTTTCCATGTTGTCCATTTATCAACTTGATAGTTTCTGATACCAAAAAGTACATTGTATGTCTATCACAGATTCTTTCAAtgtcataaaaagaaaatgcaaatcTTTCCTCATTTCCCTGAAACTTGAAGTGAAGTTGCATTCAGCAAATTTTCTAGTAAAAAATCtgcttgcacatataacacccataaaaaccaaacaatttCACCAAGACCCTATTTTCATTACTTAATCCTTGTTCATCATTCCCCCCTCCCCCCGAACTTCACATGGTCTCAAACATATCCCATCGCATTCCATCAAAGCCAGCACAACTTTCTAAACTATAAACAATCagcaaaataattaatttaacattaaaaaaaaaaagaaaaaagacaaagaatcACCCTCATAACCCATACACAATTTTATCTCATCATCAGAATgcacaaaacccataaaaaaaatttaaaaacaaacaacacTTTCACTAACCAAAAAGCAAACTCCATTGGAACATTGACCCAAAAAACTCCCATTTTCAAATAACAACATCCCAAAGATAACACATTTATAAACCACAAGCCAAGTAAACAATTAACAAAAACCAAActttaaataacaaaatgtgttttcttatcaaaattttaaataaaaaaaaaaatttattgagttACACAAACACCCAATGGGTTTTAAAATCCACAATCTCACCCTGCAACTTGGGGGAAGGAAGTGCCATTTGTGCCAAAGCTCATTCCTACCAAAACTTCACAAAAATTGAGAATGGCACACGCATTGTCAAATACACAAAGGGTTTGAACCAAGTATAACAGCTATATATAAACTGAAGCTCCAAAAGTACAAAGAATTCCCCcgccaccaaaaataaaaatccaaagaCAACCAAAAGAAAGGAGACCCAACAAATAACAGCATCGGAAAAATACCAAATTTACCAACCATAGAAAATTCCACAGTAAATACCCACTATGATTATCGCCATCCATCCATGTATTTTTCAGGTGTTTTAATCTCAACCATTCCTTCgtgaatataaataaaagactaagattaaaacaattcaaataaacAATATTGATCATAATTTCTTCAAGTGTTTTAATCTCCACAATTTCTTCATGAATAtttgacaacaaaaaaaacaaaaaaaaaacaaaattaaaacacttTTTAAGTAAAGAATTCTGACCGTAGTGGTATCTACAATGATTATTATGATCATAAAAATGCATTTCAACTGTGTAAAAATCTCCACCATTCGTTTGACACTTTCAAATAAACAACCCTGATCACATTTTAAAGTGTTCTGCTTTGAAATCTCCACCATCCATTCTAAACATAAATAAACGAACTCTGATTATAAATTATGGTGTgcatatatatacaatattgtGAAAGAAGAAGTTGAAAACGACACGAACACACTCATTGTAAAACagtgtgagagagggagagagagagaccttggTGAACATGCCAACGCCGCATTCCATGAAGACCTTAGCGAGGAAGAGATCGTCAGCCAACAGCCTCTCCTTGAACGCACCGAACTGCATCAACCACCGCAACACCGGCGACTTCTCCAGCTCCAAAAACCTCGACACCACCGCGCCGGGGATTCTCCCGGCCTCGATCGCCGCCGCCAAGTCCTTGGGCAAATTCTTCAACGACCTCCCAGCCTCCGCCAGCACCATCAGAACCTCCTCTCTGTTCTTGTCCTCCGCCGACGACCCCTCATCgcctcctcctcctccgccACCTCCGCCTCCGCTGTTtccgttgttgttgttgttgttgtcgtcgTCTCCGCCGGGGAATGATACGGCGTCGTTTGCGGTGGAGAAAGCGGTGAGTAGGTGGCGGTGGGGGTTGTTGTTGTAGTGGAGAGAGAGGGAAgcgggagagagagagagacggagGTGGAGGGAAGTGGGCGGCGGTGATGAGGAAGAGAGGAACGGACGGTGAGGATTGGGTTTGGAGAGAGAAGCGTTAGATGATGAGGGAGTGATGAAGCAAAATGCGATCgacatttttgtttcttctctctctctctctctctctctctaactctctgaaactctctctctctctctctgaactCTTTTttgctctgtgtgtgtgtgtttttttctgGTTCTACTTTGTTGTGTTTAATGTAAGACTTTtctgtgttgtgttgtgttgtgtttcGCTCCCACTTTTTGGAGTTGTGGGGGGCGATGTTTCTAAGGAAAGAAGGGTTTTTAGTATTTAgggggtttttgtttttcaacGATTCCCCCCACCAATCACTACTCTTTTTTTGCAGCGCCTGAAGTCACGCTCCTAACTACCACTATCTATGCATAATCATTGGTGCATTTTGGAAATGTATtttactaaatttaaaaaaaatggggaTTATTGATGATGCAAATGTTTTATAGTACTATTATTTACTAGTATaataatttggaaatatatttttttatttttcaaataaataaaaatgataaactatttttataaatagtaactgtatttttttttttttttgaatgtgcATTCGAAAGTAGTGTAATGATATAGAAAAGTTTTTGTtaggaaaaataagatgaaagtgataaaaaaaaaaagaaggctaaattttaggagttttatattttttaaattaggggtgttttacttttatttggatgaaaaaagaataaaaaaaatgctaaattttagagATGAACGCGAAgggaaaaaatcctaaattttaagagttcattttttgaattcaaaatgaaatttgttattttacaTTTATGACTCCCTTTCTAAGAGAAATTACCATTTATTAATGAGAATATTTTTGAACCACGTAAAAGTTCAGTTCAAAAAAATGAATcatcttatatatagtatagatagaTTATGATATTAATTAATAGATGGAATTTTAGGAACTTTATGCTATGATTAGTAAGGTTTCTACAAGTGGGACTCACATGTTGTGAGAGGTTCACAGCATTTACACAATCTCTTCTCCTATATGCTAGCAAGAATCCATTGTTACCATATATGTTACCAAGAATCTATTGTCATTTTGAGAATAAGTAAATGGtaattgtattatatataaAGGTTCTTGAcataatttgtaatatattctactttttttagtattttgatatttataatGGGAATgtgagaatttgaattttgtatatttttattgaaaataacaaTAGGTGTCAATTAGTTGAATTACAAATCTCTTGGCTTAATATAATGTTTATACAAAAATAGATATTAAGAAAATGacaggaagaaaaagaaaaatactaacaCAAGTCACTCtatttttctcaacaaaaaaaagtcacacccatttgtttttgttttagattttctttattcGAATCCaacatctttattatattattgttgttgttgttattgttgaaaGTGGTTAAATGTCTACTACTTTTTGTCGTCTGAAAGGGCAAATAAATAGCTAAATACTACTTTAGAATACTAGTTAAGTGCAAAATAAATTGATTAAATAGTAGTTCATACTGCACAATATGGTTGTGTTTGGCAGTTACTTAAAAAACTAGCTTTTTTTAGGGTcctattacactttttggtattatttataggtcttactgtattatttcagctactttttagttttatctacagtattttcagcaaaaagttttcaatttcagataAATAAGCTATTTCTAAATAGACTCTATGAATACAATGTCTGTACTACTGAATACGGAATATAATTATCCCTAAAGTTAGAAAAggcaaaattaaatatattcctttaatttataaatttagagTCTGTGATggtaaaacacaaataaatctttccattgattttttttttttttcattttttttatagctttctATTGATTTTCGTTGATAACCAATTTCCAAAAATGTTCTTCACAAATGTATGCAATATATgcattactttttcttttcttttttgagcaaAATGTATGCATTACCTAATTATTTTGGGAGaaaccaaaaatataagaaacttgttGAGAGGACCGTCCAAATTGTCAGTTGGGGCGTGTGGGACACAATCAGTAAAGACGCGTGATACGATTTCGAGATCTTGGTTGTGGGTTGGTAGGAATAGACTATGTACACATTAGTTGTGACAGCGGGAGCGTGGGCTCGGTTTAGGTCTTGCTGGTTGTTGCCAATTACCACCTTGAATACTACGTTAATTTTAGTTCTCCgctctaaattctaaaattgtCTTCATATAAGCCCTGGTGCTAATCCCAAGTTTATTTTGTCAACAATGTCTTATGAGTTctagttaagaaaaaaaaaaaaaaaaaattaaggcctCCTTATTACCGtggtttaaacaacagttttcattatttaaataacattacacatatttttatatattttttttatttactcatatttccaaaaaatataaacagcATTACCGGAACAATATTACCAAATGAGTCCTTAATTATGAGGTGTATGAtacattatataaaaaaaagaaatataaagtacTCGTCAATAATtcattggttaaaaaaaaaaagtctttggtGTGGACTCATTAACCTCACGCCATATGATGGCAATAAGTAATACTACATGTACTGTCAGGACCTTGATGAGGCTATCATTATGAGTATAACACATTCATTGAAGCGTCACTATTCGAATAACTCAACTCTTACCAAGTATCATTTGAACGTATCATTTGAAACGATATGATAGCTTTTACCACTAAGTCATATCCCACAATGGATCAATAATTCATAGGTTTGCATACATGAATTATTATGCTTGTGTATTTTTCTTGATATCTGtctacattttaatttattttgttgtaaacatataaaatatatagaaacattatttaataaaatggcaagacttaggtacttaagattctgtcatgtggATTTTTCCTCATatgatggaagtgtatttttttgttaaataaccACATGACTCAAACTTAAATGGGAAATTTAAGGAACAGTATCtaaagtattgtacctaagttttgtccttaataaaatatttgtggtTTCTTCTCAATTGGAGAGGTTCTAAATGAGCcctttttctttgagaaaaCAAATTATAGAGGAATATTACTTTTGTTGTGGTTCTAGATCCAGTGAATTGATTATACATTAAAAATGGGCATATTAGTTAGCTTAAAGTtttccgaaaaaaaaaaaaaaaaaaaaaaaaaaaaaaaaaaaaaaaaaaaagaaaagaaaagaaagttagCTTAAAGTTAAAGGTGATGCTGATAAAGAGTTAGCTTAATCAAAAGGAAGTATGTTGTAGGAGCAAAGGCCCaaaatcatacaatgggccttAGGCCCCATACTGGAAGATCaaccacgtccgaggagaagaCGTAGGTGCCAAAAGGGCTCCCAGCCCAGTTCTCGTGGGCATGAAGACACTTAAAGGGAAGTTCGAGGAGAAATGTCTTCTCAGACGTGACGAgtatggctcaaacatgcactctgccTACTAAAAGGACCCACCCCAACGAACATTAGTAACAAGGATAAGTCCCACAAACCCGTGGCAAGGAAGGACACGTAAGATGTCCAAGGAGAGGctacagctgccacattaaatgtgttgcagctacttttctggccgtattaatgtggagaatacctgtgaacagtgctgccttgactatcacaactcacagaaagatggagGAGGTGTCCGATAGGATAAGCACTCAAGTGAGGGTctagataatcaacaagtgtagggccaTGATGGTTTCAAAAAGACTATATAAGGAAGGGAGTCCTCATGAGGAAGGGGAcggaaaaaagaagaggaacaGAAAAATAACTGGAGATTTAGAGCAAGAGCCAGCAAATAGCTATCTCATCTCCTCGGACTGAGAATATATAGACATTAACAGGATTGTCTTGTGTCCAATTGTTGTGTAGCCCAACCTTAGCCACTGTCCACTTCGCTAAGGCCCAGTTCtgtagcccactctctacaaattcattgtttctggGCCCCTTGGACCAAAACCCCATACttgttgggcttgggccccaaaacgagaccctaaacatatattataaactcagtttaaaatattaatattattattttcgtgtgtgttctactcaaaaaaagaaaagaaaaaggaggcaATGCAATGTAAATATTATTCTAGTATAaattattctataaaaaaaactataccatgccctttttgtttgcttgtttgttttttttcttttatttatttattttttttataacagcCCTTTTTGATTCCTAAACATGTAATTTACCTATATACCATATTTGTTGAGTAGacaattcaatttaattttttattgtaatttttactaattatatatacaaaaagaTGGAAGGGATCAAGTGTtataacttaaattaaaaatggACATCAtggatctaaaatctaaatactctgtattatataatttgtttttgttttatttttttaaaattcaatagcTGGAGGAATAATTTTTGAACCCAAAACTGAGTTCAAGACTATTGACTAGTTATTTTATCTcttgttaaagaaaaataaaaaccaacctTTTCAATCAAGAAATTCAACTTACCAAGATACTTATTCACTTTTTTATATGGAAAAATATTCCTTAAAAGTCAATAAACACAAATTTCATAACTGCTGGAgtgtaatatattattttattttattttatttaaaaagttaatattattttctattgtattttgtttgaatttaaataaaaagagattcaATGAGTCTTGTAGCTTAATTTGTTGGCATTTTTTGATACTTTCAACGAAAACATCTAAGGTTCTGATCCTCCCACCCACTGTCCACTTCGCTAAGGCCCAGTTCtgtagcccactctctataaattcattgtttctggGCCCCTTGAACCAAGACCCCATATttgttgggcttgggccccaaaATGAGATCTTACACATGTATTATAAACTCAGTTTAAaacattaatattattattttcgtgtATGTTctactcaaaaaaagaaaagaaaaaggaggcaATGTAGTGTAAATATTATTCTAGTATAaattattctataaaaaaaaactataccatgccctttttgtttgcttgtttgttttttttcttttaatttttttttttaataacagcCCTTTTTGATTCCTAAACATGTAATTTACCTATATACCATATTTGTTGAGTAGACAattcaatttaatttgttattgtaatttttactaattatatatacaaaaagaTGGAAGGGATCAAGTGTtataacttaaaattaaaaatggacATCAtggatctaaaatctaaatactctgtattatataatttgtttttgtttttttttttttttaaattcaatagcTGGAGGAATGATTTTTGAACCCAAAACTGAGTTCAAGACTATTGACTAGTTATTTTATCTcttgttaaagaaaaataaaaaccaacctTTTCAATCAAGAAATTCAACTTACCAAGATACTTATTCACTTTTTTATATGGAAAAATATTCCTTAAAAGTCAATAAACACAAATTTCATAACTGCTGGAgtgtaatatattattttattttattttatttaaaaagttaatattattttctattgtattttgtttaaatttaaataaaaagagattcaATGAGTCTTATAGCTTAATTTGTTGGCATTTTTTGATACTTTCAACGAAAACATCTAAGATTCTGATCCTCCCACCCCCTAATTATCAtcaatataataaacaaaaaaaattaagaaaactaaTTTTAGAAATGTGctaaataatatttctttaaattgttttttttttaagcggacaaacaaaatggaacaaaaaacaaaggagTTCtcataacaaaaaagaaaataaaaagtagtgCATTATAACCTGATATAAAGTccataggaaagaaaatactaaagcTGAAaaaggggtaaaaaaaaaagatattactAGTACTAAATGATaaatttcttaa
Coding sequences within:
- the LOC126717212 gene encoding protein RETICULATA-RELATED 4, chloroplastic, producing MSIAFCFITPSSSNASLSKPNPHRPFLSSSSPPPTSLHLRLSLSPASLSLHYNNNPHRHLLTAFSTANDAVSFPGGDDDNNNNNNGNSGGGGGGGGGGDEGSSAEDKNREEVLMVLAEAGRSLKNLPKDLAAAIEAGRIPGAVVSRFLELEKSPVLRWLMQFGAFKERLLADDLFLAKVFMECGVGMFTKTAAEYERRRENFFNELEIVFADVVMAILADFMLVFLPAPTVSLRPPLATSAGTIAKFFHNCPDNAFQVALAGTSYSFLQRLGAVVRNGTKLFAVGTASSLVGTAVTNALINARKAVNKDSAAEVENVPIISTSAAYGVYMAVSSNLRYQILAGVIEQRILEPMLHQHKLWLSAFSFAVRTGNTFLGSLLWVDYARWIGVQ